The Rhodanobacteraceae bacterium genomic sequence GCTGTTGGTGTGCAGCGTCGACAGCACCAGATGCCCGGTGAGCGCCGACTGGATCGCGATCTTGCAGGTTTCCAGATCGCGCATCTCGCCGATCATGATCACGTCCGGATCCTGGCGCACGATCGAGCGCAGCGCGCCGGCGAAGTCGAGTCCGATCTGCGGCTTCACCTGCATCTGGTTGATGCCTTCGAGCTGGTATTCGACCGGATCCTCGACGGTGATGATCTTGCGATCGGGCGTGTTGATTTTCGACAGCGCGGTGTACAGCGTGGTGGTCTTGCCCGAACCGGTCGGGCCGGTCACCAGAAGAATCCCGTGCGGCTGTTCCAGCACGTGCAGGAACGCAGGCAAGGTGTGTTCGTCGAAACCCAGCGAATCGAAATCCAGCACCACGCTGCCGCGATCGAGGATGCGCATCACCACCGATTCGCCAAAACTCGTCGGAATGCACGACACGCGGAGATCCAGTTCCTTGCCCTGCACGCGCAGCATGATGCGGCCATCCTGCGGCAGGCGCCGCTCGGCGATGTTCATCCGCGCCATGATCTTGATGCGCGAGATCACCGCAGCGGTGCTGGACGCCGGCGGCGCCTCGACTTCGTGCAACACGCCGTCGATGCGGTAACGCACCTTCAGGCGATTCTCGAACGGCTCGATGTGGATGTCCGACGCGCGCGCTTCCACCGCGCGCTGGATCAGGAGGTTCACCAGCCGGATCACGGGCGCTTCGGAAGCGAGGTCGCGCAGGTGTTCGATGTCGTCGTCGCCCGACGATTCCGCGCCCTCGCCTTCCAGCCCTTCCACGATGGTGCCCAGCGCGCTGCGGCCCGCGCCGTGCCAGCGCTCGATCAGGTCGTCGATTTCGGAACGCGCCGCGACAACCAGCGACACCGGCCGACCGCACGCCAGTTGCATGGCCTGCGCGATATAGGGATCGCCCGGATCGGCCGTCGCAACCTGCAGCGCGGAACCGGCTTCGGCCAGCGGCACCGCGTGGTACTGCTTCATGAAGCGCACGCTGAGCGCGGTTTCCGGCGGCGCGTCCGGCGCGTCCTTCACCGACAGCAGCGGCAGCCGCAGCGTTTCCGACCAGGCTTCGGCGAGGTCGCGCTCGGACACCAGGCCTAGCCGCGCCAGCAGGGCGGTCAGCCGCGTTTCCGGCGCCTCGGCCAGCAGGCGCTCGGCGCGCGCCAGATCGTCCTGTTTCAGGCGGCCGCGCTCGACCAGCAACGCGCACACCCGCGCCTCCGCGTCATCCGCAGCGCGCGGTGGCTCCGAATTGAGCTGAGGCAGTGCCGCCATGGACGGTTCTCAGGCCGGATGGATCGCCAGACCGCCATTGGTAGCACACCCGCCGGGGCAATGCGAGTGTCGTCGCGGTGTGCCCCGGACCGCGAGAATTGGCTACATCGATGA encodes the following:
- a CDS encoding General secretion pathway protein E produces the protein MAALPQLNSEPPRAADDAEARVCALLVERGRLKQDDLARAERLLAEAPETRLTALLARLGLVSERDLAEAWSETLRLPLLSVKDAPDAPPETALSVRFMKQYHAVPLAEAGSALQVATADPGDPYIAQAMQLACGRPVSLVVAARSEIDDLIERWHGAGRSALGTIVEGLEGEGAESSGDDDIEHLRDLASEAPVIRLVNLLIQRAVEARASDIHIEPFENRLKVRYRIDGVLHEVEAPPASSTAAVISRIKIMARMNIAERRLPQDGRIMLRVQGKELDLRVSCIPTSFGESVVMRILDRGSVVLDFDSLGFDEHTLPAFLHVLEQPHGILLVTGPTGSGKTTTLYTALSKINTPDRKIITVEDPVEYQLEGINQMQVKPQIGLDFAGALRSIVRQDPDVIMIGEMRDLETCKIAIQSALTGHLVLSTLHTNSAAGGLTRLLDMGVEDYLLASTINAILAQRLVRRLDPATAEAYEPLPEIVAELGLDKLTSQRPIRLYRPRPSPDNPSGYRGRLAIIEQLTMDDALRRLLMQRADASDIERAARAAGMHTMHEDGLRKALAGLTTIEEVLRVTQEA